The following are from one region of the Streptomyces decoyicus genome:
- a CDS encoding phosphatase domain-containing protein, giving the protein MTTRPLAVFDLDGTLADSTHRQHLLQRTPRDWKAFFAAATEDPPLAEGVALAQRSTEDCEVVYLTGRPERCRRDTLAWLARHGLPKGRLWMRPNSDRRPARHTKLEILRRIARDREIRHVVDDDELVCDACEKAGFPVIRARWVTPSETLRDAQQRAGRT; this is encoded by the coding sequence ATGACGACGCGCCCACTGGCGGTCTTCGACCTGGACGGCACGCTCGCCGACTCCACCCACCGGCAGCATCTGCTGCAACGCACCCCACGCGACTGGAAGGCCTTCTTCGCGGCCGCCACCGAGGACCCTCCGCTCGCCGAGGGGGTGGCCCTGGCGCAGCGCAGCACCGAGGACTGCGAGGTCGTCTACCTCACCGGCCGCCCGGAGCGCTGCCGCCGCGACACGCTGGCCTGGCTGGCCCGGCACGGGCTGCCCAAGGGGCGGTTGTGGATGCGCCCCAACAGTGACCGGCGCCCGGCCCGGCACACCAAGCTGGAGATCCTGCGCCGCATCGCCCGCGACCGCGAGATCCGCCATGTCGTCGATGACGACGAACTCGTCTGCGACGCATGCGAGAAGGCCGGCTTCCCGGTGATACGGGCCCGATGGGTGACGCCGTCCGAGACCCTGCGGGACGCCCAGCAGCGCGCCGGGCGGACGTAG
- a CDS encoding glycosyl hydrolase family 18 protein, which yields MALTGDREDRDRVRTGYNALVKELCARLHDRDKQCVVTVLARVRGSGQAFDYERLGRYADRFRIMGYDLHWSGGEAGPLSAKDWYEEFLRYATDTVPRHKIEVAFPGYGWDWISGVTGHAAHLTWKEAEALREREGADYLFDEVSGSPHFTYRKDGEEHEVWYQDGRGVREQLPLLRKYGVRGTGLWALGFEDPDFWSALRGE from the coding sequence ATGGCCCTCACCGGTGACCGGGAGGACCGCGACCGGGTGCGCACCGGATACAACGCGCTCGTCAAGGAGCTGTGCGCGCGGCTGCACGACCGTGACAAGCAGTGCGTGGTCACGGTGCTCGCCCGGGTCCGCGGCAGCGGCCAGGCCTTCGACTACGAGCGGCTCGGCAGGTACGCCGACCGGTTCCGCATCATGGGCTATGACCTGCACTGGTCGGGCGGCGAGGCCGGTCCGCTGTCCGCCAAGGACTGGTACGAGGAGTTTCTGCGCTACGCCACCGACACCGTCCCCCGGCACAAGATCGAGGTCGCCTTCCCGGGCTACGGCTGGGACTGGATCAGCGGGGTCACCGGCCACGCGGCCCATCTGACCTGGAAGGAGGCCGAGGCGCTGCGCGAGCGGGAGGGCGCGGACTACCTCTTCGACGAGGTGTCCGGCAGCCCGCACTTCACCTATCGCAAGGACGGCGAGGAGCACGAGGTCTGGTACCAGGACGGACGCGGGGTCCGCGAGCAGCTGCCGCTGCTGAGGAAGTACGGCGTACGGGGCACCGGCCTATGGGCGCTCGGGTTCGAGGACCCGGACTTCTGGTCCGCGCTCCGCGGCGAGTAG
- a CDS encoding helix-turn-helix transcriptional regulator, which translates to MDSSALDSPAELGNFLRTRRARLQPEDVGLVSYGARRRVPGLRREELAQLSGVSVAYYTRLEQGQSHHASEGVLDALARALRLTDDERAHLRALARPSTARRRPAVRHDMVRPGVRQLLAAVADVPALALGPRFEILAWNRLGHALTAGHLDFDSPGRPQDRPNAQRLLFLDPHTRELYPDRDEEIRRAVSSLRVAAGQRPDDPQLAALIGELSMKSTEFSSLWSRHVVRTCTFGTKRFHHPLVGGLELDFEMMQTPDGSGHGVMMYTAAPGSPSEAALRLLAAERGPEVRVLEPERP; encoded by the coding sequence ATGGACTCATCCGCCCTGGACTCCCCCGCCGAGCTGGGAAACTTCCTGCGCACCCGCCGTGCCCGGCTTCAGCCGGAGGACGTCGGACTGGTCTCCTACGGGGCCCGCCGCCGTGTCCCCGGTCTGCGCCGTGAGGAGCTGGCCCAGCTGTCCGGCGTCAGCGTCGCGTACTACACACGTCTGGAACAGGGGCAGAGCCACCACGCCTCGGAGGGGGTGCTGGACGCCCTGGCCCGGGCGCTGCGGCTGACCGACGACGAGCGGGCGCACCTGCGCGCGCTGGCCCGTCCCAGCACGGCTCGCCGCCGCCCCGCGGTGCGCCATGACATGGTCCGCCCCGGCGTACGGCAGTTGCTCGCCGCCGTGGCGGACGTACCGGCCCTCGCACTCGGACCGCGCTTCGAGATCCTGGCGTGGAATCGCCTGGGGCACGCCCTGACCGCCGGACACCTCGACTTCGACAGCCCCGGCCGCCCGCAGGACCGCCCCAACGCCCAGCGGCTGCTCTTCCTCGACCCGCACACCCGCGAGCTGTACCCGGACCGCGACGAGGAGATCCGGCGGGCCGTCTCCTCCCTGCGGGTGGCCGCGGGGCAGCGCCCCGACGATCCGCAACTGGCGGCGCTGATCGGCGAGTTGTCGATGAAGAGCACCGAGTTCAGCAGCCTGTGGTCCCGGCATGTCGTCCGCACCTGCACCTTCGGGACCAAGCGGTTCCACCATCCGCTGGTGGGCGGCCTGGAGCTGGACTTCGAGATGATGCAGACGCCGGACGGCTCCGGGCACGGCGTGATGATGTACACCGCGGCGCCGGGCTCACCGTCCGAGGCGGCGCTGCGGCTACTCGCCGCGGAGCGCGGACCAGAAGTCCGGGTCCTCGAACCCGAGCGCCCATAG
- a CDS encoding NADPH:quinone oxidoreductase family protein has translation MKAWRVHANGEPREVMRLEEVPDPQPGPGQLLLRVRAANVNFPDALLCRGQYQVRPPLPFTPGVEICGEVLAVGEGAAGETGARVLAQPPLPDGGFAELAVVDAATVRPAPEALDDAEAAALHIGYQTGWFGLHRRARLQAGETLLVHAAAGGVGSAAVQLGKAAGAQVIGVVGGEDKARTARELGCDVVLDRRCDDIIAAVKEATGGRGADVVYDPVGGEAYAKSVKCIAFEGRIIVVGFAGGAIPTPALNHALVKNYAILGLHWGLYNTKDPAAVDACHEELAKLAAQGAVKPLIGGRFALKDAAEAVQRVADGTSTGRLVVLPGAEETR, from the coding sequence GTGAAGGCATGGCGCGTACACGCGAACGGCGAGCCGCGTGAAGTGATGCGGCTGGAGGAGGTGCCGGACCCGCAGCCGGGGCCGGGTCAGCTGCTGCTGCGGGTGCGGGCCGCCAACGTCAACTTCCCCGACGCCCTGCTGTGCCGCGGCCAGTACCAGGTGCGGCCGCCGCTGCCGTTCACCCCCGGCGTGGAGATCTGCGGCGAGGTGCTCGCCGTGGGGGAGGGGGCGGCCGGTGAGACCGGGGCGCGGGTGCTGGCCCAGCCGCCGCTGCCCGACGGCGGGTTCGCCGAGCTCGCGGTCGTCGACGCGGCGACGGTACGCCCGGCCCCCGAGGCCCTGGACGACGCCGAGGCCGCGGCGCTGCACATCGGCTACCAGACCGGCTGGTTCGGCCTGCACCGCCGGGCCCGTCTCCAGGCGGGCGAGACCCTGCTCGTGCACGCCGCGGCAGGAGGCGTCGGCAGCGCCGCCGTACAGCTCGGCAAGGCCGCGGGCGCGCAGGTCATCGGCGTCGTGGGCGGCGAGGACAAGGCCCGGACCGCCCGCGAACTGGGCTGCGACGTGGTCCTCGACCGACGCTGTGACGACATCATCGCGGCCGTCAAGGAGGCCACCGGCGGCCGCGGCGCGGATGTGGTCTACGACCCGGTGGGCGGCGAGGCGTACGCCAAGTCCGTCAAGTGCATCGCCTTCGAGGGCCGGATCATCGTCGTCGGCTTCGCCGGCGGCGCCATCCCCACCCCGGCCCTCAACCACGCGCTGGTGAAGAACTACGCGATCCTGGGCCTCCACTGGGGCCTCTACAACACCAAGGACCCGGCCGCGGTCGACGCCTGCCACGAGGAGCTCGCCAAGCTCGCCGCGCAGGGCGCCGTCAAGCCGCTCATCGGCGGCCGGTTCGCGCTGAAGGACGCCGCCGAAGCCGTCCAGCGGGTCGCCGACGGTACGTCCACCGGCCGTCTGGTCGTCCTGCCCGGAGCGGAGGAGACCCGATGA
- a CDS encoding acyl-CoA dehydrogenase family protein, with the protein MTDAADLRRRTAGLLAAHPPATTERLEFLRARFDAGLAWVHFPEGLGGLDAPRSLQAVVDAELEAAGAPGNDPGRIGIGLGMAAPTILRYGTDEQKQRLLRPLWTGEEVWCQLFSEPGAGSDLAALATRAVRADGGDWIVDGQKVWTSSAHLARWAILIARTDPGLPKHRGISYFVCDMTDPGVEVRPLRQITGEAEFNEVFLTGVRIPDTQRLGEVGEGWKVARTTLMNERVAIGGARIPREGGMIGVAAADWRARPELRTHGLHQRLLKLWVEAEVARLTGERLRQQLTKGQPGPEGSGMKLAFARLAQEISGWEVEFLAEDGLTYDDWTLRRPDGVDFTGREAGYRYLRAKGNSIEGGTSEVLLNIVAERVLGLPPEPRTDKDVAWKDLPR; encoded by the coding sequence ATGACCGACGCCGCCGACCTGCGCCGGCGCACCGCCGGCCTGCTCGCCGCACACCCGCCGGCCACCACCGAGCGGCTGGAGTTCCTGCGCGCCCGTTTCGACGCGGGGCTCGCCTGGGTCCACTTCCCCGAGGGCCTCGGGGGACTGGACGCGCCACGCTCCCTGCAAGCCGTCGTGGACGCCGAGTTGGAGGCCGCCGGCGCCCCCGGCAACGACCCCGGCCGCATCGGCATCGGCCTCGGCATGGCCGCGCCCACCATCCTGCGCTACGGCACCGACGAGCAGAAGCAGCGTCTGCTGCGCCCGCTGTGGACCGGCGAGGAGGTGTGGTGCCAGCTGTTCAGCGAGCCGGGCGCCGGTTCGGACCTGGCGGCGCTGGCGACCCGCGCGGTACGCGCCGACGGGGGAGACTGGATCGTCGACGGCCAGAAGGTCTGGACGTCCAGCGCGCATCTGGCCCGCTGGGCGATCCTGATCGCGCGAACCGACCCCGGCCTGCCCAAACACCGCGGCATCAGCTACTTCGTCTGCGATATGACCGACCCCGGCGTCGAGGTGCGTCCGCTGCGGCAGATCACCGGCGAGGCCGAGTTCAACGAGGTCTTCCTCACCGGCGTCCGGATCCCCGACACCCAGCGCCTCGGCGAGGTGGGCGAGGGCTGGAAGGTCGCCCGGACCACGCTGATGAACGAGCGGGTCGCCATCGGCGGCGCCCGCATCCCCCGCGAGGGCGGCATGATCGGCGTGGCCGCCGCCGACTGGCGCGCACGGCCCGAACTGCGCACCCACGGTCTGCACCAGCGGCTGCTGAAGCTGTGGGTGGAGGCCGAGGTCGCGCGGCTGACGGGTGAGCGGCTGCGCCAGCAGCTGACCAAGGGCCAGCCGGGACCCGAGGGCAGCGGTATGAAGCTGGCCTTCGCCCGGCTCGCCCAGGAGATCAGCGGCTGGGAGGTGGAGTTCCTCGCCGAGGACGGTCTGACCTACGACGACTGGACGTTGCGCCGCCCCGACGGCGTCGACTTCACCGGCCGCGAGGCCGGCTACCGCTATCTGCGGGCCAAGGGGAACTCCATCGAAGGAGGCACCTCGGAAGTGCTGCTCAACATCGTCGCCGAACGTGTGCTGGGGCTGCCGCCCGAGCCGCGCACCGACAAGGACGTCGCGTGGAAGGACCTCCCCCGATGA
- a CDS encoding acyl-CoA dehydrogenase family protein, whose protein sequence is MNDGTPLTGTPAADPDLLYSEDEDALRAAVRSLLADRGDPATVLAGLESDVAYDTGLWRALATEIGAAGLLVPEKLGGAGASAREAAVVLEEVGRSVAPVPYLTSAVIAVTALLGCDHAQEEVAAPLAALAGGRTVGVLAVPLPTAPGGLPEPSVRAGADGALTGRVTSVADAAGAELLLVRAQGPDGPALYAVEASADGVRTDAVTPLDLTRPLGHVILDGARGRLLATGDRARTAVEQALLTGAGLLASEQLGVAEWCLTETVRHTAERTQFGRPVGSFQALKHRMAALWLEVASARAAARHAADALAAGSPDAPVAVAVAQAYCAPVAVRAAEECIQLHGGIGMTWEHPAHLFLKRAKSDEIALGAPGRHREALAGLVALDAP, encoded by the coding sequence ATGAACGACGGGACACCCCTGACCGGCACCCCGGCAGCCGACCCCGATCTGCTGTACTCCGAGGACGAGGACGCGCTGCGCGCCGCCGTACGGTCGCTGCTCGCCGACCGCGGCGATCCGGCCACCGTGCTCGCCGGACTGGAGTCGGACGTCGCCTACGACACCGGACTGTGGCGCGCGCTCGCCACGGAGATCGGTGCCGCGGGGCTGCTGGTGCCCGAAAAGCTCGGCGGAGCGGGCGCGAGCGCCCGCGAGGCCGCCGTGGTGCTGGAGGAGGTGGGCCGCTCCGTCGCGCCCGTCCCCTATCTGACCAGCGCGGTCATCGCGGTGACCGCCCTGCTCGGCTGCGACCACGCCCAGGAGGAGGTCGCCGCGCCGCTCGCCGCGCTCGCCGGCGGCCGCACCGTCGGTGTCCTCGCGGTCCCGCTGCCCACCGCCCCGGGCGGGCTGCCGGAACCGTCCGTACGCGCCGGGGCGGACGGTGCCCTGACCGGCCGGGTGACCTCGGTCGCCGACGCCGCGGGCGCCGAACTCCTCCTCGTCCGTGCCCAGGGCCCCGACGGCCCGGCGCTCTACGCGGTCGAGGCCTCGGCGGACGGCGTCCGCACCGACGCGGTCACCCCGCTCGACCTCACCCGCCCCCTGGGCCACGTCATCCTCGACGGTGCCCGCGGCCGCCTCCTGGCCACCGGGGACCGCGCCCGCACCGCCGTCGAACAAGCCCTGCTCACCGGCGCCGGCCTGCTCGCCTCGGAGCAGCTGGGCGTCGCCGAATGGTGCCTGACGGAAACCGTGCGCCACACGGCGGAGCGCACCCAGTTCGGCCGCCCCGTCGGCTCGTTCCAGGCGCTCAAGCACCGGATGGCCGCGCTCTGGCTGGAGGTGGCCTCGGCCCGCGCCGCCGCCCGTCACGCCGCCGACGCCCTGGCCGCCGGCAGCCCCGACGCCCCCGTGGCAGTGGCCGTCGCCCAGGCGTACTGCGCGCCGGTGGCGGTGCGTGCCGCCGAGGAGTGCATCCAGCTGCACGGCGGCATCGGCATGACCTGGGAGCACCCGGCCCATCTGTTCCTCAAGCGGGCCAAGAGCGATGAGATCGCCCTGGGGGCGCCGGGACGGCACCGGGAGGCCCTGGCCGGGCTGGTCGCCCTCGACGCCCCTTAG
- a CDS encoding GPI anchored serine-threonine rich family protein yields the protein MCRATSMATNLAVAVAATAVGCMLVISLAPSRPDTGKSWSSDGNPKAATSGHAGSAARAATSALNADSALGATTASAGPGEPEEFASPPTGRIEVTAPQPGVDYKANGSFTVAWKNTTGEEVDVWLRTATGHGRSQRVALVVPRAEAGPNGEAIVTLPKVPPGPRYFLEVATAGDGAVGDVSRTFAITE from the coding sequence ATGTGCAGGGCCACCTCGATGGCCACCAATCTGGCCGTCGCCGTCGCCGCCACCGCCGTCGGATGCATGTTGGTGATCTCGCTGGCGCCGTCGCGCCCCGACACCGGCAAGAGCTGGTCCTCGGACGGCAATCCGAAGGCGGCCACGTCCGGCCATGCCGGCTCGGCCGCGCGGGCCGCCACCTCCGCCCTCAACGCGGACTCCGCCCTCGGCGCGACCACCGCCAGTGCCGGCCCCGGGGAACCCGAGGAGTTCGCCTCGCCCCCGACAGGACGGATCGAGGTGACCGCGCCGCAGCCCGGTGTCGACTACAAGGCGAACGGCAGCTTCACGGTGGCCTGGAAGAACACCACCGGCGAGGAGGTGGACGTCTGGCTGCGGACGGCGACGGGGCACGGCCGGTCGCAGCGGGTGGCCCTGGTGGTGCCCCGGGCGGAAGCCGGACCGAACGGTGAGGCCATCGTGACGCTGCCCAAGGTGCCGCCGGGCCCCCGCTACTTCCTGGAGGTGGCCACCGCCGGTGACGGCGCGGTCGGCGATGTCAGCCGGACCTTCGCCATCACCGAGTGA
- a CDS encoding cell wall hydrolase gives MKCEPGRQVPTAYGAVAFRRLPEALRKVTYSGARHPGARTPECPSCAVEGTADAPGSGAPDAFADLAGGANCQRYAYAVLRHFGLLIPPLRSAELWADERSTRRADPPQPLDLVLFDGGPVDGRPPGYGAHVGVHLGPDQVLHLCREAGRPAVWRYADFAARPRYERFLGAKRAVGAAAG, from the coding sequence GTGAAGTGTGAGCCCGGCCGTCAAGTCCCCACCGCCTACGGCGCGGTAGCGTTCCGGCGGCTGCCCGAGGCGCTGCGCAAGGTGACCTACTCGGGCGCCCGCCATCCGGGAGCCCGGACACCTGAATGCCCGTCATGCGCCGTGGAGGGGACGGCGGATGCGCCCGGCAGCGGTGCCCCGGATGCCTTCGCCGACCTCGCCGGCGGCGCGAACTGCCAGCGCTACGCCTATGCCGTGCTCCGCCACTTCGGCCTGCTGATACCGCCGTTGCGGTCGGCGGAACTCTGGGCGGACGAGCGGTCGACCCGGCGGGCCGACCCTCCGCAACCGCTGGACCTGGTGCTGTTCGACGGCGGGCCGGTCGACGGCCGGCCGCCGGGGTACGGCGCGCATGTGGGCGTGCACCTGGGGCCCGACCAGGTGCTGCATCTGTGCCGGGAGGCCGGCCGGCCCGCCGTATGGCGCTATGCGGACTTCGCGGCGCGTCCCCGCTACGAGCGGTTCCTCGGCGCCAAGCGGGCGGTGGGCGCCGCGGCCGGCTGA
- a CDS encoding S1 family peptidase translates to MERRYRKAALWGATVAAVMAAAGALGPAHAVPRPDPSPQPSPRGMLDAMRRDLGLTAQQVRTRLAQETDAHRAAAAVRRALGAPPAGMWFDKTTGKLVVAVTGAADAQRVRSAGAVPKTVPHSRAALTALVRQITGRAGKGVPGVTGWGVDERANGAVVRIDRTRHTARTDAFEKAVRDLGTRAKIPVTVERSNQTPRQQGGSVVGGERWMPGSEGICSIGFSVDGPAGFQGFLTAGHCTHTADQAAYGKDGSRMGTSNPGGGHSINNREGDFGLVGVDQPGWTVSSYVAGQGGMPVTVIGSQEGLVGMSICHSGQSSGWHCGEITRVDQTVDYGNTVIEGLSLTNACSAPGDSGGSYVTQPNAPMALGVHSGGGAASCGHFGGPTLTIFQPVGEALAKWNLRLKTGSP, encoded by the coding sequence ATGGAACGCCGCTATCGCAAGGCAGCTCTCTGGGGCGCGACCGTCGCCGCCGTCATGGCGGCCGCCGGCGCACTCGGCCCGGCGCACGCCGTGCCGCGGCCCGACCCCTCGCCCCAGCCCTCGCCGCGCGGCATGCTCGACGCGATGCGCCGGGACCTCGGGCTGACGGCGCAACAGGTGCGCACCCGGCTCGCGCAGGAGACGGATGCGCATCGCGCCGCGGCCGCCGTACGCCGGGCGCTCGGCGCACCGCCCGCCGGGATGTGGTTCGACAAGACGACCGGCAAGCTCGTCGTCGCGGTCACCGGCGCCGCCGACGCACAGCGGGTGCGGTCCGCGGGGGCGGTGCCCAAGACGGTGCCGCACAGCCGTGCCGCGCTCACCGCACTGGTGCGGCAGATCACCGGCCGGGCCGGCAAGGGCGTCCCGGGCGTCACGGGGTGGGGCGTGGACGAGCGCGCCAACGGCGCCGTGGTCCGTATCGACCGCACCCGGCACACCGCCCGGACCGATGCCTTCGAGAAGGCCGTCCGCGATCTCGGGACGCGCGCGAAGATCCCGGTCACCGTCGAGCGCAGCAACCAGACTCCGCGTCAGCAGGGCGGCTCGGTGGTGGGCGGCGAGCGCTGGATGCCGGGCTCCGAGGGCATCTGCTCGATCGGCTTCTCGGTCGACGGACCGGCGGGCTTCCAGGGGTTTCTGACGGCGGGTCACTGCACCCACACCGCCGACCAGGCCGCGTACGGCAAGGACGGCAGCCGGATGGGGACCTCGAACCCGGGCGGCGGGCACAGCATCAACAACCGGGAGGGCGACTTCGGACTGGTCGGGGTCGACCAGCCGGGCTGGACCGTCAGCTCGTACGTGGCGGGCCAGGGCGGTATGCCGGTCACCGTCATCGGTTCCCAGGAGGGCCTGGTGGGCATGTCGATCTGCCACTCCGGGCAGAGCAGCGGCTGGCACTGCGGGGAGATCACCCGGGTCGACCAGACGGTGGACTACGGCAACACGGTCATCGAGGGGCTCTCGCTCACCAACGCCTGCTCGGCGCCCGGAGATTCGGGCGGCTCGTATGTCACCCAGCCCAACGCCCCGATGGCCCTCGGCGTGCACTCCGGTGGCGGCGCCGCCTCCTGCGGCCACTTCGGTGGTCCCACCCTCACCATCTTCCAGCCGGTCGGTGAGGCCCTGGCCAAGTGGAACCTGAGGCTGAAGACGGGCAGCCCCTGA
- a CDS encoding acyl-CoA thioesterase has protein sequence MAEAAQAADTATGTDAAGPFAVGITVRGYETDTQGHLNQSVYLQYAEHARWSLLQASGIRQSTMVDRRVGPVTVETTIRYRRELRAGDEVEVSCAFVWGEGKTFRIEQTVRKTDGTVAAEVSAVCGLLDLTERKLLKDPRAAFRDLADDPSLLGLAEG, from the coding sequence GTGGCGGAAGCGGCGCAGGCGGCGGACACGGCAACTGGTACGGACGCGGCGGGGCCGTTCGCCGTCGGGATCACGGTGCGCGGCTACGAGACGGACACCCAGGGCCATCTCAACCAGAGCGTCTATCTCCAGTACGCCGAGCACGCCCGCTGGTCGCTGCTCCAGGCGAGCGGCATCCGCCAGAGCACCATGGTGGACCGGCGCGTCGGCCCGGTGACCGTCGAGACCACCATCCGCTACCGGCGGGAGCTGCGGGCCGGTGACGAGGTCGAGGTCAGCTGCGCGTTCGTCTGGGGCGAGGGCAAGACCTTCCGCATCGAGCAGACCGTCCGCAAGACGGACGGGACGGTGGCGGCCGAGGTGAGCGCGGTCTGCGGGCTGCTCGACCTCACCGAGCGCAAGCTGCTCAAGGACCCGCGGGCGGCCTTCCGCGACCTGGCGGACGACCCCTCGCTGCTCGGTCTCGCCGAGGGCTGA
- a CDS encoding LysR family transcriptional regulator, producing MLHLRYFVAVAEELNFSQAARKLHMAASPLSQRIKDLERELNQPLFDRTTHHVELTPAGAALLPMARDVLERVNSIPWRLREAVRPQRATLLIGMPSGVHPDLRARVRELEGACRETYELKRWPGRSTGLAEAVRDGRLALALARLPVADPALGVIEVMRERLGAAVPADRFEGRESVTLDELTQFPYVATAPEAMPAYFDEIDARLNSAGLKKRIRINSSDYAGTSELVSGGIAFSMTMLSPDSPMHLYRLDNVTVLPVDDFQAELATGLLFREDRAGPGGDLEELVTAARRIFADELFA from the coding sequence ATGCTGCACCTGCGCTACTTCGTGGCGGTTGCCGAAGAGCTGAATTTCTCCCAGGCGGCACGCAAGTTGCATATGGCGGCCTCTCCTCTGAGCCAGCGGATCAAGGACCTCGAGCGGGAGCTGAACCAGCCGCTCTTCGACCGCACCACCCACCATGTCGAGCTGACCCCGGCCGGTGCCGCGTTGCTGCCGATGGCGCGCGATGTTCTCGAACGCGTCAACTCCATTCCCTGGCGGCTGCGTGAGGCCGTCCGTCCGCAGCGCGCCACCCTGCTCATCGGGATGCCCTCCGGGGTGCATCCTGATCTCCGCGCCCGGGTCCGGGAGCTCGAGGGCGCCTGCCGGGAGACCTACGAGCTCAAGCGCTGGCCCGGCCGCTCCACCGGCCTCGCCGAGGCGGTCCGCGACGGCCGGCTGGCGCTCGCGCTGGCCCGGCTGCCGGTCGCGGACCCCGCGCTCGGTGTCATCGAGGTCATGCGGGAACGGCTCGGGGCGGCCGTCCCCGCCGACCGGTTCGAAGGCCGGGAGTCGGTCACCCTGGACGAACTGACGCAGTTCCCCTATGTGGCCACCGCCCCCGAGGCCATGCCCGCGTATTTCGATGAAATCGATGCGCGGCTGAATTCCGCGGGCCTGAAGAAGAGAATTCGCATCAATAGCTCCGACTATGCGGGAACGTCGGAACTGGTCTCGGGCGGAATTGCCTTCTCGATGACGATGCTTTCTCCGGACAGTCCGATGCATCTTTATCGGCTGGACAATGTCACCGTGCTGCCGGTGGACGACTTCCAGGCCGAACTGGCCACCGGCCTGCTCTTCCGCGAGGACCGGGCGGGGCCCGGCGGCGATCTCGAAGAGCTCGTCACCGCGGCGCGACGCATCTTCGCCGACGAACTCTTCGCCTGA